A genomic stretch from Algoriphagus halophilus includes:
- a CDS encoding sulfatase — MPRIFTFLFLITFCISENLLAQDSEDKKPNILFIAIDDLRSELGHYGNTQIQTPNLDQLAASAVSFTNHFVQVPTCGASRAAMLTGMRPRRTAELSNLIMQNEFSGRAENEIPETFIHHLRRNGYHTVGIGKISHSADGYVYEYEEEVSTKRELPYSWDELLFDAGKWETGWNAFFAYADGENRQSMNKQVKPYEAGEVDDLGYPDGLTTQLALGKLRELKDQDKPFFLGVGLFKPHLPFTSPKKYWDLYNENTIPIAANPNKPQHVSESSLLPSGEFNQYALGDEHPDLETVASEAYAKKIKHAYYAAASYSDAQVGLILDELKALDLEKNTIVIVWGDHGWHLGEQQIWGKHTLFENALNSALIIKIPGKEEKARLENSIVESVDIYPTLIELAGIESPYDLDGESLVPLIEQVATPINQTAYGYFKRGITVRNDRYRLTRYFRNQEPIIELYDHENDPLETINVAAQNPDIVQNLMPLLEKGNTGLYENQNSDH; from the coding sequence ATGCCTCGCATATTCACTTTCCTATTCCTTATTACTTTCTGTATCTCAGAAAACCTCCTTGCTCAAGATTCTGAGGACAAAAAACCAAACATACTTTTTATCGCGATTGATGACCTTAGGTCTGAATTAGGTCATTATGGAAATACCCAGATTCAAACACCGAACCTTGATCAATTAGCTGCCTCGGCAGTCAGTTTCACCAATCATTTTGTGCAAGTACCCACCTGTGGTGCCTCCCGAGCAGCAATGCTGACGGGCATGCGCCCGAGGAGAACCGCAGAACTCAGCAACCTCATTATGCAAAATGAATTTTCCGGTAGAGCCGAAAATGAAATACCAGAGACCTTTATCCATCATCTAAGAAGAAATGGGTACCATACGGTAGGTATTGGGAAAATCAGTCATTCTGCAGATGGATATGTGTATGAATACGAGGAAGAGGTTTCTACCAAAAGGGAATTACCCTATAGTTGGGACGAATTGCTTTTTGATGCAGGAAAATGGGAAACAGGTTGGAATGCATTCTTCGCCTATGCCGATGGTGAAAACAGGCAAAGCATGAACAAGCAAGTGAAGCCTTATGAAGCTGGGGAAGTAGATGATTTAGGTTATCCTGATGGCCTGACAACACAACTTGCGCTTGGGAAACTCAGGGAATTAAAAGACCAGGACAAGCCATTTTTTCTAGGAGTGGGATTATTCAAACCTCATCTTCCTTTTACCTCTCCAAAAAAGTATTGGGACTTATATAACGAAAACACCATCCCGATCGCAGCTAATCCCAACAAACCTCAGCATGTTTCTGAAAGCAGTTTATTGCCTAGTGGGGAATTTAATCAATATGCCTTAGGTGATGAGCATCCAGACTTAGAAACTGTGGCTTCTGAAGCTTATGCCAAAAAAATCAAACATGCCTATTATGCTGCTGCTAGCTATTCAGATGCACAGGTGGGATTGATATTGGACGAATTAAAAGCGCTGGACTTGGAAAAAAACACCATTGTCATCGTCTGGGGAGATCATGGATGGCATTTAGGGGAGCAGCAGATCTGGGGAAAGCATACCCTATTTGAAAATGCCTTAAATAGTGCTTTGATCATCAAAATCCCTGGAAAAGAAGAAAAAGCCAGACTTGAAAACAGTATCGTGGAATCGGTAGATATTTACCCTACCCTCATAGAATTAGCTGGAATTGAATCCCCCTATGATTTGGACGGAGAAAGTTTAGTTCCTTTGATTGAACAAGTAGCAACACCCATCAATCAAACCGCATATGGCTATTTCAAAAGAGGTATTACGGTAAGAAATGACCGGTACAGACTCACAAGGTATTTCCGAAACCAGGAACCTATTATTGAGCTTTATGATCATGAAAATGACCCTTTAGAAACCATCAATGTTGCTGCTCAAAACCCCGACATTGTCCAAAATCTCATGCCTTTACTGGAAAAAGGAAACACAGGGTTATATGAAAACCAAAACAGTGATCATTGA
- the dtd gene encoding D-aminoacyl-tRNA deacylase has product MIVVIQRVSEASVKIEGAIKSAIGTGMMVLVGIENEDNQEDISWLSKKIINLRIFPDENGVMNKSLIEVNGDLLLISQFTLHASTKKGNRPSYIKAARPEVAIPLYEKLIQTLEFDLGKKIGTGEFGADMKVSLVNDGPVTIQIDSKNKV; this is encoded by the coding sequence ATGATAGTAGTCATACAGCGAGTTTCCGAAGCTTCCGTCAAAATTGAAGGAGCAATAAAATCAGCAATTGGAACGGGGATGATGGTGTTGGTAGGGATTGAGAATGAAGACAACCAGGAGGATATTTCCTGGCTTTCCAAGAAAATCATCAACTTAAGGATTTTCCCTGATGAAAACGGGGTGATGAATAAAAGCCTGATAGAGGTTAATGGGGATCTATTATTGATTTCTCAATTCACGCTACATGCCAGTACTAAAAAAGGGAATAGACCTTCTTATATTAAAGCGGCAAGGCCAGAGGTAGCGATCCCTTTATATGAAAAGCTCATTCAAACTTTGGAGTTTGATTTGGGTAAGAAAATTGGGACGGGTGAGTTTGGGGCAGATATGAAAGTTAGCTTGGTAAATGATGGCCCAGTCACCATTCAAATTGATAGCAAAAACAAAGTTTAA
- a CDS encoding MarC family protein yields the protein MSTMTSDLLTFTLSVFTGFFAIMNPIANVPIFSSLVEDADKETKRKISKKATTVAFLIVFIFVLLGKFIFELFGITIPAFKITGGLLIFFVGFEMLQSKKSTVKHLKETAFDENIAISPLAIPILAGPGTIVTAMNFVSSGDFIHIGIVIAVYAIMCILTHWAFRLGDKLVLRVGKNVITVIGKIMGLIIAIIGTSMIIEGIKVAFDIQVSGIN from the coding sequence ATGTCTACCATGACAAGTGATTTATTAACTTTTACACTTTCTGTTTTCACAGGATTTTTTGCGATTATGAATCCAATTGCAAATGTCCCTATTTTCTCTTCCTTAGTTGAGGATGCAGACAAAGAGACTAAACGAAAAATCAGTAAGAAAGCTACTACTGTTGCATTCCTGATAGTATTTATTTTCGTTTTGTTAGGGAAGTTCATTTTTGAGTTGTTTGGCATAACCATTCCTGCCTTTAAGATTACAGGTGGGTTATTGATTTTTTTTGTGGGCTTTGAAATGCTTCAGTCAAAAAAATCTACCGTGAAGCATCTCAAAGAAACTGCTTTTGATGAGAATATTGCTATTTCCCCCTTAGCCATCCCCATCCTAGCTGGTCCTGGCACCATTGTAACTGCTATGAACTTCGTTTCTTCCGGCGATTTCATTCATATAGGGATTGTAATAGCAGTTTATGCCATCATGTGTATTCTGACTCATTGGGCATTTCGGTTGGGAGATAAACTGGTGCTTCGCGTAGGTAAGAATGTCATCACAGTAATCGGAAAAATCATGGGTTTAATCATTGCCATTATCGGAACCAGTATGATTATAGAAGGGATTAAAGTGGCATTCGACATCCAAGTATCAGGAATAAACTAA
- a CDS encoding zinc-dependent alcohol dehydrogenase family protein, producing MKALLYESFQSTPKITKVKDPTPSSDGVVIEVKATGLCRSDWHGWMGHDEDIELPHVPGHEFSGIISAIGKDVKNWNIGDRVSVPFVCACGTCPECASGNHQVCDAQFQPGFTHWGSFAEYVAIDRADVNLVALPEQISFETAASLGCRFATSFRAVVAQGKVTGGQWLAVHGCGGVGLSAIMIANALGANVIAIDIDEEKLKLAKSIGAVYSINSLRDLNPVEQIIEITKGGVHVSIDALGSPTTSFNSIANLRKRGKHIQVGLMLGDDKHAAVPMNQILSKELEIYGSHGMQAYKYPEMLEMILQNKMNPELLIGQHIRLDQAIEELTEMNKFKGTGITIINSF from the coding sequence ATGAAAGCACTCCTCTATGAATCGTTTCAGTCCACTCCTAAAATCACCAAGGTGAAAGACCCTACTCCCAGTTCAGACGGAGTAGTGATTGAAGTGAAGGCGACTGGGCTTTGCCGATCTGATTGGCATGGATGGATGGGGCATGATGAGGATATTGAATTACCCCATGTTCCGGGACATGAATTTTCAGGCATTATCTCAGCTATAGGTAAGGATGTAAAAAACTGGAATATTGGTGACCGCGTCTCTGTTCCTTTTGTTTGCGCCTGCGGAACCTGCCCTGAATGTGCTTCAGGAAACCATCAAGTCTGCGATGCTCAATTTCAACCTGGATTTACCCATTGGGGTTCCTTTGCTGAATATGTTGCCATCGATAGAGCAGATGTTAATTTGGTTGCTTTACCTGAACAGATTAGCTTCGAAACCGCAGCAAGCCTAGGATGTAGGTTTGCCACCTCCTTTAGGGCAGTAGTAGCACAGGGCAAAGTGACCGGCGGTCAATGGCTGGCTGTCCATGGATGCGGAGGAGTTGGGCTTTCTGCAATTATGATTGCCAATGCCCTAGGAGCCAATGTAATCGCCATCGATATTGATGAGGAGAAATTGAAATTGGCAAAATCAATCGGTGCAGTTTACAGCATCAATAGTCTGAGGGACCTAAACCCAGTCGAACAAATCATAGAGATCACAAAAGGAGGAGTACATGTGTCAATAGATGCATTGGGAAGCCCTACCACTTCTTTTAATTCCATTGCTAACCTGCGAAAAAGAGGAAAGCATATCCAAGTCGGCCTCATGCTGGGAGATGATAAACATGCTGCAGTCCCCATGAACCAAATACTTTCCAAGGAGCTGGAAATTTATGGGAGCCATGGCATGCAAGCTTATAAGTATCCGGAAATGTTGGAGATGATCTTGCAAAACAAAATGAACCCTGAATTATTGATAGGCCAGCATATCCGTCTGGACCAAGCCATTGAGGAATTGACTGAAATGAATAAATTTAAAGGAACTGGCATTACCATCATCAATTCCTTTTAA
- a CDS encoding iron chaperone, with protein sequence MNPKPSSIEEYISWFPSEIQEKLRIIRETLKKAVPEATEVISYHMPAIKTTEVLVYYAAMKNHLGYYPTNQPIEEFKKELEGFHTSKGAIQIPYSADLPLKLIADIAIFRKEIAKQNAELKKMKKKAR encoded by the coding sequence ATGAATCCAAAGCCAAGTTCCATTGAAGAATACATTTCTTGGTTTCCCTCAGAAATACAGGAGAAACTTCGCATCATTCGGGAAACACTAAAAAAAGCGGTCCCTGAGGCGACGGAAGTCATCAGCTACCACATGCCCGCTATCAAAACAACCGAGGTATTGGTCTATTATGCAGCGATGAAAAATCATTTGGGGTATTATCCTACCAATCAACCCATAGAAGAATTCAAAAAGGAACTGGAAGGATTTCATACTTCGAAAGGAGCTATCCAAATTCCCTATTCTGCAGATTTACCCTTAAAGCTGATTGCTGATATTGCCATCTTCAGGAAGGAAATAGCGAAGCAAAATGCTGAATTGAAAAAAATGAAGAAAAAAGCTAGGTAA
- a CDS encoding ATP-binding cassette domain-containing protein, producing MSNSILTIHGATVLYKAQQAFENLSFNWKTGENWAVIGDSGWELTTFIETLRGNTVISRGEVHRPFAQAYVQEKTEAGEVHSFRDLIAYVSQKYEFKNRSHIQNFYFQQRFNSSESEETATVREYLLEVTPKVVGPWTLENVAKLLRLEALLDKSILKLSNGETRRLAIALGLMHQPHIYLMDQPMTGLDVRSREEFGTIIQEISKSGVQVLLTTSGNEIPDGITHVAKISKSGLAGRWTKEDYHQSGGKETNIPAWDWDLLQSLLPQDRELLKAPIVLRNVRIKYGDKVILKDVNWEVKAGEKWLLKGKNGSGKSTLISLLIGENPQAYSQNFWLFGRKRGTGESIWDVKRPTGFVAPELSRYFPANQTCRKVILSGLFDTMGLFKKVSPEQEELANQWIRLFNLEPLQHTVIQRLSLEHQRWTLLARALIKQPQLLILDEASQGMDEFQRRLFKETVQRVCEGCSISLIYVSHYEEDVPDAVGKVLELRS from the coding sequence TTGTCCAATTCTATCCTAACTATTCATGGAGCCACTGTTTTATACAAAGCTCAGCAGGCTTTTGAAAACTTAAGTTTTAACTGGAAAACAGGTGAAAATTGGGCGGTGATTGGAGATTCCGGTTGGGAGTTGACCACGTTTATAGAAACCTTGAGGGGCAACACAGTAATTTCTAGAGGAGAAGTTCATAGACCATTTGCCCAGGCATATGTACAAGAAAAAACAGAAGCAGGGGAGGTACATAGTTTTAGGGACTTAATCGCCTATGTCTCTCAGAAGTACGAGTTTAAAAACCGCTCACATATCCAGAATTTTTATTTTCAACAACGGTTCAATTCGTCTGAATCTGAAGAAACTGCAACTGTAAGGGAATACCTTTTAGAAGTTACCCCGAAAGTCGTTGGACCCTGGACCCTGGAAAATGTGGCCAAACTTCTGAGACTAGAAGCCCTATTGGATAAATCTATATTGAAGCTTTCCAATGGAGAAACAAGGAGGCTGGCCATTGCCTTAGGCTTGATGCACCAGCCCCATATTTATTTAATGGATCAGCCAATGACGGGATTGGATGTGAGAAGCCGAGAGGAGTTTGGGACAATTATCCAAGAGATCAGCAAATCCGGTGTCCAGGTGTTGTTAACCACATCAGGGAATGAAATTCCGGATGGAATTACCCATGTAGCCAAAATCTCAAAATCAGGATTAGCGGGTCGTTGGACCAAGGAGGATTACCACCAAAGTGGAGGAAAGGAAACCAACATCCCTGCTTGGGATTGGGACTTACTTCAATCTCTTCTCCCACAGGATAGAGAATTGTTAAAGGCGCCAATAGTACTCCGGAATGTCCGTATTAAATATGGCGACAAAGTGATTCTAAAAGATGTCAACTGGGAGGTGAAAGCAGGGGAAAAATGGCTCTTGAAAGGGAAGAATGGCTCTGGAAAATCCACCTTGATCAGTTTGCTGATTGGAGAGAATCCCCAAGCCTATTCGCAGAATTTCTGGTTGTTTGGAAGAAAAAGAGGAACAGGAGAAAGTATCTGGGATGTGAAGCGGCCTACTGGTTTTGTTGCTCCCGAATTGAGTCGGTATTTCCCGGCCAATCAAACTTGTAGAAAAGTGATTTTGTCTGGTTTGTTTGATACCATGGGATTATTCAAAAAAGTCAGCCCCGAGCAGGAGGAATTGGCCAATCAATGGATCAGGCTTTTTAATTTGGAACCCCTTCAACATACAGTCATACAGAGATTGTCCTTAGAACATCAACGATGGACCCTTTTGGCCAGAGCATTGATCAAACAACCCCAATTGTTGATTTTAGATGAAGCAAGTCAGGGGATGGATGAATTCCAAAGAAGACTTTTTAAAGAGACCGTTCAAAGAGTTTGCGAAGGCTGTTCCATTTCCTTGATTTACGTCAGCCATTATGAAGAGGATGTGCCGGACGCAGTAGGGAAAGTCTTAGAATTGAGGTCCTAA
- a CDS encoding nucleotide pyrophosphohydrolase codes for MKKEITLSEAQEQVDHWIKTVGVRYFNELTNMTILMEEVGELARIMARTYGEQSFKESDKGKDLGDEMADILWVLMCLANQTGVDLTEALKKNLEKKNIRDMDRHKNNEKLK; via the coding sequence ATGAAAAAAGAAATTACGCTCTCGGAAGCTCAAGAACAGGTGGATCATTGGATCAAAACGGTAGGAGTCCGGTACTTCAATGAATTGACCAATATGACCATTTTAATGGAGGAAGTGGGGGAGTTGGCTCGGATTATGGCCAGAACCTATGGAGAACAATCCTTCAAGGAATCAGATAAAGGAAAAGACCTGGGAGATGAAATGGCAGACATACTCTGGGTATTGATGTGCCTTGCTAATCAGACTGGAGTAGACTTGACTGAAGCTTTAAAAAAGAATTTAGAGAAGAAGAATATCCGTGATATGGACCGACACAAAAACAATGAAAAATTGAAGTGA
- a CDS encoding alginate lyase family protein, translating to MPQFLFILFFTFFSTLKVAEAPEIFTSDLYAKEKERVVRLAEKYATYKPITVTAEQSPRSAGGIHDFYSEGDYWWPDPSNPSGPYIQRDGLTNPDNFTAHREAMIRFSQISGALASAYLVTNEAKYVQALAPHLKAWLIDEDTKMNPSLLYAQAIKGKVTGRGIGIIDTIHLMEVAKAIEAVENSGVITKSEIQQMKEWFGAYLEWMTTHSYGIDERDHGNNHSVCWAMQAAVFAKLVGNQEVLDFCKEMYKKVLLPDQMAPDGSFPLELKRTKPYGYSLFTLDAMATLCQVYAEEQEPLFQYQTSDGKSLEQGITFLFPYVKDKNSWPYQQDVMFWEEWPVRHPFLLFGGMAFEKEDYLQLWNQLEADFDTPEVVRNMPVRFPLLWVSKNKINRQHPTPNSNAQLQQFISEGFVSYKDFGAIGDGETDDMDAIIATHEFANEHDLKVKANDNSTFYVGGSDKTAIIQTDTDFGSASFIIDDRAVQNRTAPVFLVSSKLQSYPLEGIYKLKRNQEKLEVSFPAPSLITVTNSNKKQYIRFGLNQNNGASQTDIFLVDTEGNVDMNAPIIWDFEEITDIKVLPIDENVLNIKGGKFTTIANQEESKYNYYSRNISIKRSNVVVDGLEHRVIGEGDHGAPYGGFLNISNCANVTVQNTILTGHKTYQTIGNAGKPVSMGSYDISVSRALNVSFINCSQTNDIDDPTYWGIMGSNYCKNLLYDHCTLSRFDAHMGVANATIRNSTMGHMGINAIGSGTLLVENTTIRGRSVINLRSDYGSTWQGAFIIRDCTFIPNGGKPYSASLINGYNSGQHDFGYTCYMPEKITFENLKIEDSNHPEGYQGPAIFHNFNPENSDASYQEKFPYVITKEVILDNVTTSSGKELRLSENPYMFRTVKLVTK from the coding sequence ATGCCGCAATTCCTTTTTATTCTTTTTTTTACTTTTTTCTCAACTCTCAAGGTAGCGGAAGCACCTGAAATCTTTACCTCTGATCTTTATGCAAAGGAAAAAGAAAGAGTGGTTCGATTGGCAGAAAAATATGCCACATACAAACCCATTACTGTAACAGCTGAACAAAGCCCTAGAAGTGCAGGGGGAATTCATGATTTTTATTCGGAAGGGGATTATTGGTGGCCGGACCCTTCAAACCCATCCGGGCCTTATATTCAACGCGACGGACTCACCAATCCAGATAATTTCACTGCCCACCGAGAAGCCATGATCCGATTCAGTCAGATTTCCGGCGCATTGGCCTCGGCCTATTTGGTCACAAACGAAGCAAAATATGTACAAGCTTTAGCTCCTCACTTGAAAGCTTGGTTGATTGATGAAGACACCAAAATGAACCCGAGCCTACTTTATGCCCAGGCGATCAAAGGGAAGGTGACAGGAAGAGGAATTGGCATCATTGACACCATTCATTTGATGGAAGTGGCAAAAGCAATCGAAGCTGTTGAAAATTCAGGAGTGATTACAAAATCAGAGATTCAGCAAATGAAAGAATGGTTTGGGGCTTACCTTGAATGGATGACTACTCACTCCTATGGAATCGATGAACGAGATCATGGAAATAATCACAGTGTTTGTTGGGCCATGCAGGCAGCAGTCTTTGCCAAGCTAGTAGGAAACCAAGAAGTCCTGGATTTCTGTAAAGAGATGTATAAAAAGGTACTGCTTCCAGATCAAATGGCCCCTGATGGAAGCTTTCCTTTGGAACTCAAGCGTACCAAACCTTATGGTTATTCCCTATTCACTTTGGATGCTATGGCTACGCTTTGCCAGGTATATGCAGAGGAGCAGGAGCCTCTATTCCAATATCAAACCTCTGATGGAAAGTCTTTGGAACAAGGAATCACATTTTTATTTCCCTATGTAAAGGATAAAAACTCTTGGCCTTATCAACAAGATGTCATGTTTTGGGAGGAATGGCCCGTTCGGCATCCCTTTCTGTTGTTTGGCGGTATGGCTTTTGAAAAAGAGGACTATTTACAACTATGGAATCAACTGGAGGCGGACTTTGATACTCCGGAAGTGGTCCGAAATATGCCTGTAAGATTTCCTTTGTTATGGGTTTCCAAAAATAAAATAAACAGGCAACATCCGACTCCCAATTCTAATGCACAACTTCAACAATTCATTTCCGAAGGATTTGTCAGCTACAAGGATTTCGGGGCGATCGGAGATGGGGAAACGGACGATATGGATGCGATCATCGCTACTCATGAGTTTGCCAATGAGCATGACTTGAAGGTAAAAGCAAATGACAATTCAACCTTTTATGTGGGAGGATCGGATAAAACCGCAATCATCCAAACAGATACTGACTTTGGTTCAGCCAGTTTTATCATTGATGACCGAGCCGTCCAAAATCGTACGGCTCCGGTTTTTCTGGTCAGTTCTAAGTTACAATCCTATCCATTGGAAGGAATTTACAAACTCAAAAGAAACCAAGAGAAACTGGAGGTCTCATTCCCTGCACCAAGCCTAATCACCGTTACCAACTCCAACAAAAAACAATACATCCGCTTTGGATTAAACCAGAACAATGGTGCTTCACAGACAGATATTTTTCTAGTAGACACAGAAGGGAATGTGGATATGAATGCCCCCATTATCTGGGATTTTGAGGAAATTACTGATATCAAGGTGTTGCCGATAGATGAAAATGTTCTCAATATCAAAGGCGGTAAGTTCACTACCATCGCGAATCAGGAAGAATCCAAGTACAATTATTATAGCCGAAATATCTCCATCAAACGATCCAATGTGGTGGTCGATGGATTAGAGCACCGAGTGATTGGCGAAGGTGACCATGGTGCTCCCTATGGTGGATTCCTGAACATCAGTAACTGCGCGAATGTCACAGTCCAAAACACCATATTAACCGGTCATAAAACCTATCAAACCATTGGCAATGCCGGTAAACCCGTTTCCATGGGAAGCTATGATATTTCCGTCAGCCGAGCATTGAATGTTTCCTTTATTAACTGTAGTCAAACCAATGACATTGACGATCCCACTTATTGGGGAATCATGGGGTCTAATTATTGTAAAAATCTGTTGTATGACCATTGTACCCTCTCCCGATTTGATGCGCACATGGGGGTAGCTAATGCTACGATCCGTAATTCGACGATGGGACATATGGGAATCAATGCGATTGGAAGTGGGACCCTGCTTGTTGAAAACACCACTATCAGAGGAAGAAGTGTGATCAATTTACGTTCTGATTATGGCAGCACTTGGCAAGGAGCATTCATCATTCGTGACTGTACCTTTATTCCAAATGGAGGTAAACCATATAGTGCTTCCCTGATTAATGGGTATAATTCTGGCCAGCATGACTTCGGTTATACCTGCTACATGCCTGAAAAAATCACATTTGAAAACCTGAAAATCGAAGACTCCAATCATCCAGAGGGTTATCAAGGTCCTGCCATTTTTCACAATTTTAATCCTGAAAATAGTGATGCTTCCTATCAGGAAAAGTTCCCCTATGTAATCACAAAAGAGGTCATTTTAGATAATGTGACTACTTCCAGTGGGAAAGAGTTAAGATTAAGCGAGAATCCCTATATGTTTAGAACTGTGAAGTTGGTTACCAAATAA
- a CDS encoding SDR family NAD(P)-dependent oxidoreductase has translation MRLKGKTAIITGATSGMGKAMAERFSAEGASLVISGRNLEVGLELEKSLRLHGGKVVFVEGDVGKIEVNELLVQTAIKQFGQLDMVVTNAGKLGLGSVTEVSLEEWQETFATNLNAVFYLSRFAIPEMQKQGGGTILANSSIAAFKSFPNHAGYCASKAALVALVKEMAVDYGPEIRVNTICPGPVDTPLIWDSAKAFENPETIVQQTAESTLMKRLGKPEDIASLALFLVSDEASWITGAAYTIDGGILAK, from the coding sequence ATGAGGTTAAAAGGAAAAACTGCGATCATCACCGGAGCTACCAGTGGAATGGGGAAGGCCATGGCAGAACGATTTTCTGCGGAAGGAGCATCTTTAGTCATCAGTGGTAGGAATTTAGAGGTGGGGTTGGAACTGGAAAAAAGTTTGAGACTGCATGGGGGCAAGGTAGTTTTTGTGGAGGGTGATGTAGGAAAAATAGAGGTGAATGAATTGCTCGTCCAAACTGCAATCAAGCAATTCGGACAACTTGATATGGTGGTAACCAATGCTGGAAAATTAGGATTAGGGTCTGTGACTGAGGTTTCTCTGGAAGAATGGCAAGAGACCTTTGCTACCAATTTGAATGCAGTGTTTTATTTATCCCGATTTGCAATTCCTGAGATGCAGAAGCAAGGAGGGGGAACGATATTGGCCAATAGTTCTATTGCTGCTTTTAAAAGCTTCCCTAACCATGCGGGGTATTGTGCTAGTAAAGCGGCTCTAGTGGCCTTAGTAAAAGAAATGGCGGTGGATTATGGGCCGGAAATCCGTGTGAATACCATTTGTCCCGGTCCGGTGGATACCCCCCTGATTTGGGATTCTGCAAAAGCTTTTGAAAACCCGGAAACGATTGTTCAGCAAACCGCAGAAAGTACGCTGATGAAGCGATTAGGAAAGCCGGAAGACATCGCATCGCTTGCTCTTTTTTTAGTGTCTGATGAAGCTTCTTGGATTACAGGTGCCGCTTATACGATTGATGGAGGGATTTTGGCTAAGTGA
- a CDS encoding aminotransferase class V-fold PLP-dependent enzyme: protein MKSRRSFLQQLGLGVIAPGLVGFREVQANGLNPALRGEEFWEQVREQFPLTKSRIYMNNGTFGPSPKVVLDALQDSFEQTNTSGEYGHIAPLRAQLADFVGIKESEISLTHNTTEGINIMVWGLPLKAGDEVLITYHEHAGNAIPWLNRAKLHGIVLKPFEPGKTREENLDLIKSLVTPKTKVIAIPHVTCTTGLVMPIQEIADFARSKGIYTAIDGAHGAGTFDLNLKELGVDFYASSYHKWVLGPNGTGFLYVREELLDQLQAFQVGAYSETGYDLHQVPLELNGYVNTAHRYDYGSQSLPMIKGVVAAINFHQEIGREKIESRIRDLNQQLYDGLAEMNNQVEIITPKEPESRICMVSFKPKNKDYEVAYREISQEGFRIRIVPEGGINAIRISTHIYNQKSEVDSLLNAVQKVLG, encoded by the coding sequence ATGAAGAGTAGAAGATCCTTTTTGCAACAACTAGGTCTCGGAGTGATTGCTCCTGGACTCGTAGGTTTCCGGGAGGTTCAGGCAAATGGATTAAATCCAGCTCTTCGAGGGGAAGAGTTTTGGGAGCAAGTGAGGGAACAATTTCCATTGACTAAAAGTCGCATTTATATGAATAATGGAACATTTGGACCTTCTCCTAAGGTTGTTTTAGACGCATTGCAAGACTCATTTGAACAAACGAATACTTCTGGGGAATATGGGCATATTGCTCCTTTACGAGCCCAGTTGGCAGATTTTGTTGGAATCAAGGAATCAGAAATTTCATTGACTCATAATACGACCGAAGGGATTAATATCATGGTTTGGGGTTTGCCGTTAAAGGCAGGAGATGAAGTGCTGATTACCTACCATGAACACGCAGGAAATGCCATTCCTTGGTTGAATAGGGCAAAATTACATGGGATCGTGCTGAAACCTTTTGAGCCAGGAAAAACACGGGAGGAAAACCTTGATTTGATTAAAAGTCTGGTTACTCCCAAAACAAAAGTAATTGCCATTCCCCATGTTACCTGTACGACTGGATTGGTCATGCCTATTCAAGAGATCGCGGATTTTGCCAGAAGCAAAGGAATTTACACGGCAATTGATGGAGCCCATGGAGCAGGAACCTTTGACTTGAATTTAAAAGAGCTGGGTGTTGATTTTTATGCCAGCAGCTATCATAAATGGGTATTGGGTCCAAATGGGACAGGATTTTTATATGTTCGAGAAGAATTATTAGATCAATTGCAGGCATTTCAGGTAGGCGCATATTCCGAAACTGGATATGATCTGCATCAAGTGCCCTTAGAGCTGAATGGATATGTGAACACAGCTCATCGTTATGATTATGGGAGCCAAAGTTTACCGATGATCAAAGGAGTAGTAGCCGCCATCAATTTTCATCAGGAAATCGGTAGGGAAAAAATAGAATCCAGGATCCGGGATCTGAACCAGCAGCTATATGATGGCTTGGCAGAGATGAATAATCAGGTAGAAATTATTACTCCAAAAGAGCCTGAATCCAGGATTTGTATGGTTTCCTTCAAACCCAAAAACAAGGATTACGAGGTGGCCTATCGTGAAATTAGTCAAGAAGGATTTCGAATTAGGATCGTACCAGAGGGAGGAATCAACGCGATCCGTATATCCACACATATTTATAACCAGAAATCAGAGGTAGACTCCCTGTTGAATGCCGTCCAAAAAGTATTAGGGTAA